Proteins encoded within one genomic window of Neodiprion fabricii isolate iyNeoFabr1 chromosome 6, iyNeoFabr1.1, whole genome shotgun sequence:
- the LOC124184988 gene encoding fasciculation and elongation protein zeta-2-like isoform X2, whose protein sequence is MEAVELDEEEDEEDEENTVDKGDEDLCSYLTTVIPYHVDSGPPDDQALQVLIKILKAINEDSPTVPTLLTDYILKVLCPI, encoded by the exons ATGGAGGCggtcgagctggacgaggaggaggacgaggaagacgaggagaacacgGTGGACaagggggacgaggatttgtgctcg tatTTGACAACAGTGATACCTTATCACGTGGACAGTGGCCCACCTGATGATCAAGCTTTACAAGTCCTCATTAAGA tatTGAAGGCTATTAATGAGGATAGTCCAACGGTGCCCACATTATTAACGGACTACATATTGAAAG ttctgtgccccatctag
- the LOC124184988 gene encoding fasciculation and elongation protein zeta-2-like isoform X1, giving the protein MEAVELDEEEDEEDEENTVDKGDEDLCSYLTTVIPYHVDSGPPDDQALQVLIKILKAINEDSPTVPTLLTDYILKGGLISFTLS; this is encoded by the exons ATGGAGGCggtcgagctggacgaggaggaggacgaggaagacgaggagaacacgGTGGACaagggggacgaggatttgtgctcg tatTTGACAACAGTGATACCTTATCACGTGGACAGTGGCCCACCTGATGATCAAGCTTTACAAGTCCTCATTAAGA tatTGAAGGCTATTAATGAGGATAGTCCAACGGTGCCCACATTATTAACGGACTACATATTGAAAGGTGGGTTGATTTCTTTCACCTTGTCTTGA